One genomic segment of Microbacterium sp. ProA8 includes these proteins:
- a CDS encoding glycoside hydrolase family 13 protein → MDTEVLTRDERAVPASDNPLWWRSAVIYQVYVRSFADGNGDGTGDLAGVRAHLGYLKDLGVDAIWFNPWYPSPLADGGYDVQDYRDIDPRFGTLEEAELLIQEALALGIRTIIDVVPNHISDQHPWFQAALAAGPGSPERERFWFHPGKGENGDEIPTHWVSSFQGETWTRTTNADGTAGEWYLHMFTPEQPDLNWNHPDVRREHEDILRFWFDRGVAGVRIDSAALLIKDADLPEVGDKHGPGQHPTEDRDELHDVYRSWRAIADSYPGTRVLVGEIWVPDIVRFTNYLRPDEMHTAFNFDFLARPWGAASFRDSITATLEAHAPVGAPSTWVLSNHDVTRPVTRYGREDTAFAFLKKRFGVPTDPELGLHRARAAALLVAALPGSLYIYQGDELGLPEVEDLPLELIEDPMHFRSGGTDPGRDGCRVPLPWAGDHAPFGFSPDATSTWLPQPEGWGALTVAAQEADPASTLNLYRSALRLRRELPELGDGPLEWWDDAPAATASPPGARPVDILAFRRGDRFACIVNTGEDPVALPPGATVLLSSTALEGGLLPGDAAAWLRLEPSADVPHPARTTINPEQSASRG, encoded by the coding sequence GTGGACACCGAGGTCCTCACCCGCGACGAACGAGCCGTTCCCGCGAGCGACAACCCGCTGTGGTGGCGGTCGGCCGTCATCTACCAGGTCTACGTCCGCAGCTTCGCGGACGGGAACGGCGACGGCACCGGCGACCTGGCGGGGGTGCGGGCGCACCTCGGCTATCTCAAGGACCTCGGCGTCGACGCCATCTGGTTCAACCCCTGGTACCCGAGCCCGCTGGCGGACGGCGGCTACGACGTGCAGGACTACCGCGACATCGACCCGCGCTTCGGCACGCTCGAAGAGGCGGAGCTGCTGATCCAGGAGGCATTGGCCCTCGGCATCCGCACCATCATCGACGTGGTGCCGAACCACATCTCGGATCAGCACCCGTGGTTCCAGGCCGCGCTCGCCGCCGGGCCGGGCAGCCCCGAGCGGGAGCGCTTCTGGTTCCACCCGGGCAAGGGGGAGAACGGCGACGAGATCCCGACGCACTGGGTCTCGAGCTTCCAGGGCGAGACGTGGACGCGCACCACGAACGCCGACGGAACCGCGGGGGAGTGGTACCTCCACATGTTCACTCCCGAGCAGCCGGACCTCAACTGGAACCACCCCGATGTGCGGCGCGAGCACGAGGACATCCTGCGGTTCTGGTTCGACCGTGGCGTCGCCGGTGTGCGGATCGACTCGGCGGCGCTGCTGATCAAGGATGCCGACCTGCCGGAGGTCGGCGACAAGCACGGGCCTGGGCAGCACCCGACGGAGGATCGCGACGAGCTGCATGACGTGTACCGGTCGTGGCGTGCGATCGCCGACTCCTACCCGGGTACCCGTGTGCTCGTGGGCGAGATCTGGGTGCCCGACATCGTGCGATTCACGAACTACCTGCGGCCCGACGAGATGCACACCGCGTTCAACTTCGACTTCCTGGCGCGACCGTGGGGGGCGGCATCCTTCCGCGACTCGATCACCGCGACGCTCGAGGCTCACGCACCCGTCGGCGCACCTTCGACGTGGGTGCTCAGCAACCATGACGTCACCCGCCCGGTCACCAGGTACGGGCGCGAAGACACCGCGTTCGCCTTCCTGAAGAAGCGCTTCGGCGTGCCCACCGATCCCGAGCTCGGCCTGCACCGGGCTCGCGCGGCGGCGCTGCTGGTCGCGGCCCTCCCCGGCAGCCTGTACATCTATCAGGGCGACGAGCTCGGGCTCCCCGAGGTCGAGGACCTGCCGCTCGAGCTGATCGAGGATCCGATGCACTTCCGCTCCGGCGGGACGGATCCCGGAAGGGACGGATGCCGCGTCCCGCTGCCATGGGCCGGCGACCACGCACCGTTCGGCTTCAGCCCGGACGCCACGTCCACGTGGCTGCCGCAGCCCGAGGGGTGGGGTGCGCTCACCGTCGCCGCCCAGGAGGCCGATCCGGCGTCGACCCTGAACCTGTACCGGAGCGCGCTGCGCCTGCGGCGCGAGCTGCCCGAGCTGGGCGACGGGCCCCTCGAGTGGTGGGACGACGCGCCGGCGGCCACCGCCTCGCCGCCGGGTGCGCGTCCCGTCGACATCCTCGCCTTCCGGCGTGGCGATCGCTTCGCGTGCATCGTCAACACCGGTGAAGACCCGGTCGCGCTGCCCCCCGGCGCGACGGTACTCCTTTCGAGCACGGCGCTCGAGGGCGGGCTGCTGCCGGGCGATGCCGCGGCGTGGCTGCGGCTCGAGCCCTCCGCCGACGTCCCTCACCCCGCACGCACCACCATCAATCCGGAGCAGTCCGCGTCGAGAGGCTGA
- a CDS encoding LLM class flavin-dependent oxidoreductase, translating to MSTAISTPALSVLDLVPVRTGQTSAQAVAASLSVVDAADRLGYRRYWFAEHHNMPAVASTTPPVLAAAAAARTSRIRLGSGGVMLPNHSPLVVAEQFAALEALAPGRIDLGLGRAPGSDPVITQLLRQSGTTSDVERFPDHVRDIISLVAPDGASLRFTSGGTYDVHATPAATTTPEVWLLGSSDYSAQLAASLGLPYVFANHFSGEGLERALDLYRTAFVPSETLAAPRTFLTANVLVAPTAEEAEARALPNLRMTARLRTNKPLVALETVEQSIAGAADFAGLGDTFMASARAKWFVGTASAVASDLRSFAARHEVDEVMISPIAGSYENEPMDAAPGRLQTLELLAAELGLAS from the coding sequence ATGAGTACCGCCATCTCCACCCCGGCCCTGTCCGTCCTCGACCTCGTCCCGGTGCGCACCGGTCAGACGAGCGCGCAGGCGGTCGCGGCATCCCTGTCCGTCGTCGACGCCGCTGATCGGCTGGGCTATCGCCGTTACTGGTTCGCCGAGCACCACAACATGCCGGCCGTCGCGTCGACGACGCCGCCCGTGCTCGCGGCGGCGGCTGCGGCACGGACCTCGCGCATCCGCCTCGGCTCGGGCGGTGTCATGCTGCCGAACCACTCTCCGCTCGTGGTCGCAGAGCAGTTCGCGGCGCTCGAAGCGCTCGCCCCCGGCCGCATCGACCTGGGGCTCGGCCGCGCACCGGGGTCTGATCCGGTCATCACGCAGCTGCTGCGCCAGAGCGGCACCACGAGCGACGTCGAGCGCTTCCCCGACCACGTGCGCGACATCATCTCGCTCGTCGCTCCTGATGGCGCCTCGCTGCGCTTCACGTCAGGCGGCACCTACGACGTTCACGCGACACCCGCCGCGACCACGACGCCCGAGGTGTGGCTGCTCGGCTCGAGCGACTACTCGGCGCAGCTCGCGGCGTCCCTCGGCCTGCCCTATGTCTTCGCCAACCACTTCTCGGGCGAGGGGCTGGAGCGAGCTCTCGACCTCTACCGGACGGCGTTCGTGCCGTCGGAGACTCTCGCCGCGCCCCGCACCTTCCTCACCGCCAACGTGCTCGTCGCCCCGACGGCCGAAGAGGCCGAGGCCCGCGCCCTGCCGAACCTGCGCATGACTGCGCGCCTGCGCACCAACAAGCCCCTCGTGGCACTCGAGACCGTGGAGCAGTCGATCGCCGGTGCGGCGGATTTCGCCGGGCTCGGCGACACGTTCATGGCCTCGGCGCGGGCGAAGTGGTTCGTCGGCACCGCCTCGGCCGTGGCATCCGATCTGCGTTCCTTCGCCGCGCGGCACGAGGTCGACGAGGTCATGATCTCGCCCATCGCCGGTTCGTACGAGAACGAGCCGATGGATGCCGCCCCCGGCCGCCTGCAGACGCTCGAGCTGCTCGCCGCCGAGCTCGGCCTCGCGTCCTGA
- a CDS encoding extracellular solute-binding protein, with protein MKSPARVLLAGVAAAATVGALVGCSAAGGDDNSSGKTELRVATFPPGADEAAYEAFAEQEKQFEEEHPDIDIIGVEYEWEGPTFAVQLAGGSLPDVFTVPFTDAKTLLENDQLMDVTDEMEELGYTDSFNPIILDAVTGADGHYYGFPRQAYANALSYNRELFEAAGLDPDSPPTTWDEVREYAQQITDATGKAGYSQMATNNTGGWQLTVATAARGGRTQTDNPDGTAESTIDNDATKAALEFLHALKWEDNSFGSKVDLDWGTINQEFAAGNVGMYTTGSDIYTALVRDFGLDPDVYGITVLPLEGDDAGPLGGGDIAVMSPTIDDETKAAGITWIDWYYMQKLLDEDAAVADAKALSESDQAVGTPLLPVLSRELYDESLTWIEPYINVPRDQMTPFTDAIWDQTPVGEAKAKTQEVYALLDTVVQTVLTDENADIDALLAQAQTDAQALLDE; from the coding sequence ATGAAGTCACCAGCAAGGGTCCTGCTCGCCGGTGTCGCCGCAGCGGCGACGGTCGGCGCGCTCGTCGGCTGTTCGGCAGCCGGCGGCGACGACAACAGCAGCGGAAAGACCGAGCTGCGCGTCGCGACGTTCCCGCCCGGCGCCGACGAAGCCGCCTACGAGGCGTTCGCCGAGCAGGAGAAGCAGTTCGAGGAGGAGCACCCCGACATCGACATCATCGGTGTCGAGTACGAGTGGGAGGGGCCCACCTTCGCCGTGCAGCTCGCCGGCGGCAGCCTTCCCGACGTGTTCACCGTGCCGTTCACCGATGCCAAGACGCTGCTCGAGAACGACCAGCTCATGGACGTCACCGACGAGATGGAGGAGCTGGGCTACACCGACAGCTTCAACCCCATCATCCTCGACGCGGTCACCGGCGCCGACGGCCACTACTACGGCTTCCCGCGCCAGGCCTACGCCAACGCGCTCTCGTACAACCGGGAGCTGTTCGAGGCCGCCGGTCTCGATCCGGATTCGCCGCCCACGACCTGGGACGAGGTCCGTGAGTACGCCCAGCAGATCACGGACGCGACCGGCAAGGCCGGCTACTCGCAGATGGCGACCAACAACACCGGCGGGTGGCAGTTGACCGTCGCGACCGCGGCGCGCGGCGGGCGCACCCAGACCGACAACCCCGACGGCACCGCCGAGTCGACGATCGACAACGACGCGACCAAGGCCGCGCTGGAGTTCCTGCACGCACTGAAGTGGGAGGACAACTCGTTCGGGTCCAAGGTCGACCTCGACTGGGGCACGATCAACCAGGAGTTCGCGGCCGGCAACGTGGGCATGTACACCACGGGGTCCGACATCTACACGGCGCTCGTGCGCGACTTCGGCCTCGACCCCGACGTCTACGGCATCACGGTGCTGCCGCTCGAGGGCGACGACGCCGGCCCGCTGGGCGGCGGCGACATCGCGGTCATGAGCCCGACGATCGACGACGAGACCAAGGCCGCCGGCATCACGTGGATCGACTGGTACTACATGCAGAAGCTCCTCGACGAGGACGCGGCGGTCGCCGACGCCAAGGCGCTGAGCGAGTCGGACCAGGCGGTCGGCACGCCGCTGCTTCCGGTGCTGAGCCGTGAACTCTACGACGAGTCGCTGACGTGGATCGAGCCGTACATCAACGTCCCGCGCGACCAGATGACGCCGTTCACCGACGCGATCTGGGATCAGACCCCGGTCGGTGAGGCGAAGGCGAAGACGCAGGAGGTCTACGCTCTCCTCGACACGGTCGTCCAGACGGTCCTCACCGACGAGAACGCCGACATCGACGCTCTGCTGGCGCAGGCTCAGACGGACGCCCAGGCGCTGCTCGACGAGTAG
- a CDS encoding sugar ABC transporter permease — MTATLPERPAPAAAPPPAAPPARRRARRTPLTWYRGGGLANLLFVLPMVFVFFFFSWSPIVQSVVMSLQKTNLIVAEWVGFDNYVAVITDPELGRAVINTVYFAVLALLFGFPLPLLMAVLMSEVRRGKGLYSALAYLPVVIPPVVAVLLWKFFYSADPSGVFNTVLGWVGIPPQPWLSSAVQAMPSLVLEATWAAAGGSIIIYLAALLSVPAELYDAAEVDGASIWRKVWHVTLPQLRGILFIMLILQVIATAQVFLEPFLFTGGGPAGATKTILLYIYDKAFRNSLGGDYGEATAVSVLLAIVLAVLSWLYFKLTNRWSTS; from the coding sequence ATGACCGCGACCCTCCCGGAGCGCCCGGCACCCGCCGCCGCCCCACCGCCCGCCGCGCCGCCCGCGCGTCGACGGGCCCGGCGCACCCCGCTCACCTGGTACCGCGGCGGTGGCCTCGCGAACCTGCTGTTCGTGCTGCCGATGGTGTTCGTGTTCTTCTTCTTCTCGTGGTCGCCGATCGTGCAGTCGGTGGTCATGAGCCTGCAGAAGACGAACCTGATCGTCGCGGAGTGGGTCGGCTTCGACAACTACGTCGCGGTGATCACCGACCCCGAACTCGGACGCGCGGTCATCAACACCGTGTACTTCGCGGTGCTGGCGCTGCTGTTCGGGTTTCCGCTGCCGCTGCTGATGGCGGTGCTCATGAGCGAGGTGCGCCGCGGCAAGGGGCTGTACTCAGCGCTCGCCTACCTGCCCGTCGTGATCCCGCCGGTCGTGGCGGTGCTGCTCTGGAAGTTCTTCTACAGCGCCGATCCGTCGGGTGTCTTCAACACGGTGCTCGGCTGGGTCGGCATCCCTCCGCAGCCGTGGCTCTCGTCGGCGGTGCAGGCGATGCCGTCGCTCGTGCTCGAGGCGACGTGGGCGGCGGCCGGCGGGTCGATCATCATCTACCTCGCCGCGCTCCTGTCGGTGCCGGCCGAGTTGTACGACGCGGCCGAGGTCGACGGTGCGAGCATCTGGCGCAAGGTCTGGCATGTCACACTGCCGCAGCTGCGCGGCATCCTCTTCATCATGCTGATCCTGCAGGTCATCGCAACCGCGCAGGTGTTTCTGGAACCGTTCCTCTTCACCGGCGGCGGGCCGGCCGGCGCGACCAAGACGATCCTGCTGTACATCTACGACAAGGCGTTCCGCAACAGCCTCGGAGGCGACTACGGCGAGGCGACCGCGGTGTCGGTGCTGCTCGCGATCGTGCTCGCCGTCCTGTCATGGCTGTACTTCAAACTCACGAACCGCTGGAGCACCTCATGA
- a CDS encoding deoxyribodipyrimidine photo-lyase: MPGPSIVWFRDDLRLADNPALRAALDRGEPVIALYVLDEESPGIRPLGGAARWWLHHSLASLGDRLRERGGTLVLRRGPADRVVRETVTDAAAGAVFWNRRYGGPEREVDAGLKSALRDDGVEVASFAASLLFEPWTVKTGAGTPFSVFTPFWRACLALPAPRAPLPEPREVGGPRRAPASDSLDEWALLPTRPDWASGLRETWEPGEPAARRRLHEFLHDDLAHYDRARDEPSAGATSLLSPRLRWGELSPHTVWHETVAAGEGGRFLSELGWREFAWHVLFHHPDLATRNLRREFDAFPWPRLKPTHLDAWQRGRTGVALVDAGMRELWHTGYMHNRVRMVAASFLVKNLLIDWRRGEEWFWDTLVDADGANNPFNWQWVAGSGADAAPYFRIFNPQLQAKKFDADGRYVREWAPEHLDERPPEPIVDLGDTRRAALDAYEHVKRTPRG, from the coding sequence ATGCCCGGTCCCTCGATCGTCTGGTTCCGCGACGATCTGCGCCTCGCCGACAACCCTGCACTCCGCGCAGCGCTCGATCGCGGTGAGCCCGTGATCGCGCTGTACGTGCTCGACGAGGAGAGTCCCGGCATCCGTCCCCTCGGCGGCGCCGCCCGCTGGTGGCTGCACCACTCCCTCGCCTCGCTCGGCGACCGGCTGCGCGAGCGTGGCGGCACCCTGGTGCTGAGGCGGGGTCCTGCCGATCGTGTGGTGCGCGAGACGGTGACGGATGCCGCGGCCGGCGCCGTCTTCTGGAACCGGCGCTACGGCGGGCCCGAGCGCGAGGTCGACGCCGGCCTCAAGTCCGCGCTCCGGGACGACGGCGTCGAGGTGGCCTCGTTCGCGGCGTCGCTGCTCTTCGAACCGTGGACCGTGAAGACCGGTGCCGGTACGCCGTTCTCGGTGTTCACGCCCTTCTGGCGCGCCTGCCTCGCGCTCCCCGCACCGCGCGCGCCGCTGCCCGAGCCGCGCGAGGTCGGTGGACCGCGCCGGGCTCCGGCATCCGATTCCCTCGACGAGTGGGCGCTGCTGCCCACGCGGCCCGACTGGGCGTCCGGACTGCGCGAGACGTGGGAGCCGGGCGAGCCCGCCGCACGCCGGCGGCTGCACGAGTTCCTGCACGACGACCTCGCGCACTACGACCGTGCGAGGGATGAGCCGTCGGCCGGTGCGACCTCGCTGCTGTCGCCACGCCTGCGCTGGGGCGAGCTCAGCCCGCACACGGTGTGGCACGAGACCGTCGCGGCCGGAGAGGGAGGCAGGTTTCTCTCCGAGCTCGGGTGGCGCGAGTTCGCGTGGCACGTCCTCTTCCACCACCCCGACCTCGCGACCCGCAACCTGCGGCGGGAGTTCGACGCGTTCCCGTGGCCCCGTCTGAAGCCGACCCACCTCGACGCCTGGCAGCGCGGCCGCACCGGCGTCGCCCTCGTCGACGCGGGCATGCGGGAGCTGTGGCACACCGGATACATGCACAACCGGGTGCGCATGGTCGCGGCATCCTTCCTCGTCAAGAACCTGCTCATCGACTGGCGGCGCGGCGAGGAGTGGTTCTGGGACACCCTCGTCGACGCCGACGGTGCCAACAACCCGTTCAACTGGCAGTGGGTGGCGGGGTCGGGCGCGGACGCGGCGCCATACTTCCGCATCTTCAACCCGCAGCTGCAGGCGAAGAAGTTCGACGCCGACGGACGCTACGTGCGCGAATGGGCGCCCGAGCACCTCGACGAGCGGCCGCCCGAGCCGATCGTCGATCTGGGCGACACGCGGAGGGCCGCGCTCGACGCGTACGAGCACGTCAAGCGCACCCCCCGCGGCTGA
- a CDS encoding NAD(P)-binding domain-containing protein codes for MTTIGIIGAGHIGSALARAFSGLGYDVVIANSRGPESLAGLVAELGPKVTAASAVDAATAGDIAVVTVPLKSLKDLPVEPLSGKIVLDTINYYFERDGHIDALDRGEATTSGLVQSHLPASKVVKAFNQILAADINTTGLPAGTPNRRALGTASDHEDAVELVTGIYDALGFDTVSAGPLSESWRLERDRPAYTARQTAAELRENLAQGNRLP; via the coding sequence ATGACAACGATCGGAATCATCGGTGCAGGACACATCGGCAGCGCGCTCGCCCGCGCCTTCTCGGGACTCGGCTACGACGTCGTGATCGCCAACTCGCGCGGGCCTGAGAGCCTGGCCGGCCTGGTCGCCGAGCTCGGACCGAAGGTCACCGCCGCGAGCGCCGTCGACGCGGCCACTGCCGGCGACATCGCCGTGGTGACCGTGCCGCTCAAGTCGCTGAAGGATCTGCCGGTCGAGCCTCTCTCCGGCAAGATCGTGCTCGACACCATCAACTACTACTTCGAGCGCGACGGGCACATCGACGCCCTCGACCGCGGTGAGGCCACGACGTCCGGCCTCGTGCAGTCGCACCTTCCGGCTTCGAAGGTCGTGAAGGCGTTCAACCAGATCCTCGCCGCAGACATCAACACCACGGGGCTGCCCGCGGGCACCCCGAACCGTCGCGCCCTCGGCACCGCGAGCGACCACGAGGACGCCGTCGAGCTCGTGACGGGCATCTACGACGCCCTCGGATTCGACACCGTGAGCGCCGGACCGCTCAGCGAGTCGTGGCGGCTCGAGCGCGACCGGCCCGCGTACACGGCGCGCCAGACCGCCGCAGAGCTGCGCGAGAACCTCGCGCAGGGCAACCGCCTCCCTTGA
- a CDS encoding carbohydrate ABC transporter permease — MRRLVRRWGRRGDMHDRFERTIVSDSERHQRRTRFGMSLTHVFLTVTLVIAGLGPILWLAKSAVTPTQDTLQQPFALWPNGIDWQNLSTAWNDIHIDQYFFNTIVIALGAWFTQLFIATTAGYALSVLRPRYAPVLSALVLATLFIPGIVLLVPLYLTIVNPPLLGDVSLLNNYLAVWLPMGANAFNILLVKRFFDNLPREVFEAAKTDGAGPFRLFWSIVLPMSKPILGVVSVFAIIAAWKDYLWPMLVLPDPAVQPLSVRLPAVQSQTELDVFLAALAIATLIPIAMFLLFQSVFLRSAGLGGAVKG, encoded by the coding sequence ATGCGGCGCCTCGTGCGCCGCTGGGGCAGGCGCGGCGACATGCACGACCGCTTCGAGCGCACGATCGTCTCGGATTCGGAGCGCCACCAGCGGCGCACGCGCTTCGGGATGTCGCTGACCCACGTCTTCCTGACCGTGACGCTCGTCATCGCCGGTCTCGGTCCGATCCTGTGGCTCGCGAAGTCCGCCGTGACACCCACGCAGGACACCCTCCAGCAGCCTTTCGCGCTGTGGCCGAACGGCATCGACTGGCAGAATCTGTCGACCGCGTGGAACGACATCCACATCGATCAGTACTTCTTCAACACGATCGTGATCGCGCTCGGGGCGTGGTTCACCCAGCTGTTCATCGCGACGACCGCCGGGTACGCCCTCTCGGTGCTGCGGCCTCGCTACGCGCCGGTGCTCAGCGCACTCGTGCTGGCGACGCTCTTCATCCCCGGGATCGTGCTGCTCGTTCCGCTGTACCTCACGATCGTCAACCCGCCGCTGCTGGGCGACGTGAGCCTCCTGAACAACTACCTCGCGGTGTGGCTTCCCATGGGTGCGAACGCCTTCAACATCCTGCTCGTGAAGCGGTTCTTCGACAATCTGCCGCGCGAGGTCTTCGAGGCCGCGAAGACCGACGGCGCCGGACCCTTCCGGCTGTTCTGGTCGATCGTCCTGCCGATGTCGAAGCCGATCCTCGGCGTCGTGTCGGTGTTCGCGATCATCGCCGCGTGGAAGGACTACCTCTGGCCCATGCTGGTGCTCCCCGACCCGGCGGTGCAGCCGCTGTCGGTGCGCCTGCCGGCGGTGCAGTCGCAGACAGAGCTCGACGTGTTCCTCGCGGCGCTCGCGATCGCGACGCTCATCCCGATCGCGATGTTCCTGCTGTTCCAGTCCGTGTTCCTGCGGTCGGCGGGGCTCGGCGGCGCCGTGAAGGGCTGA
- a CDS encoding diacylglycerol kinase family protein, whose protein sequence is MAVSGSGEDATADDDLTPHPADAIYADGPSTDELDVAAAEVEAQVEESAATPTPGGEEGADPAEDAASVPGDRREHDAPDPAAAAKPDDVIREPDDIEADTADGETGYARRVDAAGRTRPIETDGERPSPKAALVYNPIKVDADVLRETVTRLSADAGWSEPLFYETTVDDLGDDVTRQALDEGADAVLVAGGDGTVRAVSEAMSGSGVPLAIVPSGTGNLLARNLRLPLTEPDAMVQAVFDGDTVPMDVGWTELSRPDGTTAEHAFVVMGGIGLDAAMIANTNPQLKKTVGWVAYVDGAARALPSAKPFRVVYELPGHRLHSSRVQSVLFANCGKLPAGLDLIPEASITDGALDIVIFQPKGPFGWLFVWRRVAWDNSFLRRFRTGRRVLSLRTKDNAVVYSRGAGIELATHDAQPVQLDGDEFGEALSVKTRVEPAALLMVVPQGHSTDGL, encoded by the coding sequence ATGGCGGTATCTGGATCGGGCGAGGACGCGACAGCCGACGACGACCTCACTCCCCACCCGGCCGACGCGATCTACGCCGACGGACCCAGCACCGACGAGCTCGACGTCGCTGCCGCGGAGGTCGAGGCGCAGGTCGAGGAGTCGGCCGCGACGCCCACGCCGGGGGGCGAGGAGGGCGCGGATCCCGCCGAGGATGCGGCATCCGTGCCCGGCGACCGCCGGGAGCACGACGCCCCCGACCCGGCCGCGGCAGCGAAGCCTGACGACGTCATCCGCGAGCCCGACGACATCGAGGCCGACACCGCCGACGGCGAGACCGGCTACGCGCGCCGCGTGGACGCCGCGGGGCGGACGCGTCCGATCGAGACCGACGGGGAGCGCCCCTCACCCAAGGCCGCGCTGGTGTACAACCCGATCAAGGTCGACGCCGACGTGCTGCGAGAAACGGTGACCCGCCTCTCGGCGGACGCCGGATGGAGCGAGCCGCTCTTCTACGAGACGACGGTGGACGATCTCGGCGACGACGTCACCCGGCAGGCGCTCGACGAGGGCGCCGACGCGGTGCTCGTGGCGGGCGGCGACGGCACGGTGCGCGCCGTGTCGGAGGCGATGAGCGGCAGCGGTGTGCCCCTGGCGATCGTGCCCAGCGGCACCGGCAACCTGCTCGCCCGCAATCTGAGGCTGCCGCTGACCGAGCCGGACGCGATGGTGCAGGCCGTGTTCGACGGCGACACCGTCCCGATGGACGTCGGCTGGACCGAGCTGAGCCGCCCCGACGGCACCACCGCCGAGCACGCCTTCGTGGTCATGGGGGGCATCGGACTGGATGCCGCGATGATCGCGAACACCAACCCGCAGCTGAAGAAGACCGTCGGCTGGGTGGCCTACGTCGACGGAGCGGCGCGGGCGCTGCCGAGCGCCAAGCCGTTCCGCGTCGTGTACGAGCTGCCGGGCCACCGGCTGCACTCCTCGCGCGTGCAGAGCGTGCTGTTCGCGAACTGCGGCAAGCTTCCCGCCGGCCTCGACCTCATCCCCGAGGCCTCGATCACCGACGGCGCGCTGGACATCGTGATCTTCCAGCCCAAGGGGCCCTTCGGCTGGCTGTTCGTCTGGCGCCGCGTGGCGTGGGACAACAGCTTCCTCCGCCGTTTCCGGACCGGCCGCCGCGTGCTGTCGCTGCGCACCAAGGACAACGCCGTCGTGTACTCCCGCGGCGCCGGCATCGAACTGGCGACGCACGACGCGCAGCCGGTTCAGCTCGACGGCGACGAGTTCGGCGAGGCGCTCTCGGTCAAGACCCGCGTCGAGCCCGCAGCGCTCCTGATGGTCGTGCCCCAGGGCCACAGCACCGACGGCCTCTGA
- a CDS encoding LacI family DNA-binding transcriptional regulator, with protein sequence MPVDRRSSLARACGILQVLAYTERMSKRLAEVARKVGVSEATVSRVLNDKPGVSDATRQAVLTALDVLGYERPTKLRGERARLVGLVLPELQNPIFPALAEIIGGGLTQNGYTPLLCTQNAGGITESDYIDLLLQQQVSGVIFLGGNYSQADAAHEHYERLRQVHLPTVLVNARIDALDFATVSTDDGAAAEQAIQHLHQLGHRRIGLLLGPLDHIPSQRKLAAARPLLERLGTPLEDSLVVRGLYSLESGQAGASRLFAAGATAIVCASDPLALGAVRAARRHGLRVPGDVSVVGFDDSFLMSCTEPPLTTVRQPIESMGRTVIELLLSQIAGTTEPGDELLFEPELVLRASTGPAA encoded by the coding sequence GTGCCGGTGGATCGGCGTTCATCGCTTGCGCGTGCTTGCGGAATCCTGCAAGTTCTTGCGTACACTGAGCGCATGTCGAAGCGTCTCGCCGAAGTGGCGCGCAAGGTCGGGGTCAGCGAAGCGACCGTCAGTCGCGTGCTCAACGACAAGCCCGGAGTGTCCGATGCCACGCGGCAGGCCGTGCTCACCGCTCTCGACGTGCTCGGCTACGAGCGTCCGACGAAGCTCCGTGGCGAACGAGCCCGGCTCGTCGGCCTGGTGCTGCCCGAACTGCAGAACCCGATCTTTCCTGCGCTCGCCGAGATCATCGGGGGCGGCCTGACGCAGAACGGCTACACGCCGCTGCTGTGCACGCAGAACGCGGGCGGCATCACCGAGTCGGACTACATCGACCTGCTGCTGCAGCAGCAGGTGTCGGGGGTGATCTTCCTCGGGGGCAATTACAGTCAGGCGGATGCCGCGCACGAGCACTACGAGCGCCTGCGGCAGGTGCACCTGCCGACCGTGCTGGTGAACGCGCGCATCGACGCCCTCGACTTCGCCACGGTCTCGACCGACGACGGAGCGGCCGCAGAGCAGGCGATCCAGCACCTCCATCAGCTGGGCCATCGCCGCATCGGACTGCTGCTCGGTCCGCTCGACCACATCCCCTCGCAGCGCAAGCTCGCCGCCGCCCGGCCGCTCCTGGAGCGACTCGGCACACCACTCGAAGACTCCCTCGTGGTGCGCGGTCTGTACTCCCTCGAATCGGGTCAGGCAGGGGCCTCGCGCCTCTTCGCCGCCGGCGCGACCGCGATCGTGTGCGCCAGCGATCCCCTCGCCCTCGGTGCCGTGCGCGCCGCGCGTCGTCATGGCCTCCGCGTGCCGGGCGACGTCAGCGTCGTGGGCTTCGACGACTCGTTCCTCATGAGCTGCACCGAGCCTCCGCTCACGACCGTCCGCCAGCCGATCGAGTCGATGGGGCGCACCGTCATCGAGCTCCTGCTCTCCCAGATCGCCGGAACGACCGAGCCCGGCGACGAGCTCCTGTTCGAGCCCGAACTCGTGCTGCGCGCCTCCACCGGCCCCGCCGCCTGA